A stretch of the Bdellovibrio sp. 22V genome encodes the following:
- a CDS encoding L,D-transpeptidase family protein has translation MRLFLTGCALYLISLPSWAGPAAMPSSQNETADSLPAPLLQISETDAFSRYVFLVDKEQRKLTVFERNGEKIKKVDEYPADIGKAGGNKTKRDDHKTPEGIYFLEQRLTQPKIPFSLYGALAFTTNYPNLFDQREKKTGSGIWLHAIPDTVPLTRGSRGCVVVRNEVIKKLDDYIKLRETPILIFDHVNYLSKDEHEKRRVSMNAFVESWRQAWEQQDIEKYMNFYDKDFKAPGFNFDSWKNHKSNLKSKYEYIKVHLSQPYIVQHNDQLLVKTLQRYESDKHVDYGVKTIYALKAGDSYKIIREEWTPFNQKEVAAAIARDNSMTAQANQSQQ, from the coding sequence ATGAGACTTTTCCTCACAGGCTGCGCTTTATATTTAATCAGTCTGCCATCTTGGGCGGGCCCTGCTGCTATGCCCTCGTCTCAAAACGAAACTGCGGATTCTCTTCCCGCACCTCTTCTGCAAATCTCTGAAACCGATGCATTTTCTCGCTATGTTTTTCTTGTCGATAAAGAGCAGCGCAAGCTGACCGTCTTCGAACGCAATGGTGAGAAGATTAAAAAAGTAGACGAGTACCCTGCCGACATCGGTAAAGCCGGTGGAAATAAAACCAAGCGTGACGATCACAAAACGCCGGAGGGCATTTACTTCCTTGAGCAGCGTTTGACTCAGCCGAAAATTCCTTTCAGCTTGTATGGCGCGTTGGCTTTCACAACCAACTACCCGAATCTTTTCGATCAACGCGAAAAGAAAACAGGTTCAGGCATTTGGCTGCATGCGATTCCCGATACAGTTCCTTTGACTCGCGGTTCGCGCGGTTGTGTGGTTGTTCGTAATGAGGTCATCAAAAAACTCGACGACTATATCAAACTTCGTGAAACGCCGATTTTGATTTTTGATCACGTCAATTACTTGTCTAAAGACGAACACGAAAAACGCCGTGTCAGCATGAATGCTTTCGTGGAGTCTTGGCGCCAAGCTTGGGAACAACAAGACATTGAAAAATACATGAACTTCTATGACAAAGACTTCAAAGCTCCCGGCTTTAACTTTGATTCATGGAAAAATCATAAATCGAACTTGAAGAGCAAGTACGAGTACATCAAAGTTCACCTCTCGCAACCTTACATCGTTCAACATAACGATCAGCTGTTGGTGAAAACTTTGCAGCGCTACGAATCTGACAAACACGTCGACTACGGCGTGAAGACAATCTATGCGTTGAAAGCCGGCGACTCTTACAAAATCATTCGTGAAGAGTGGACGCCGTTTAATCAAAAAGAAGTTGCTGCAGCGATCGCTCGCGACAACTCGATGACGGCGCAAGCCAACCAATCTCAACAATAA
- a CDS encoding prenyltransferase/squalene oxidase repeat-containing protein translates to MRGLGIGAFLLLLPLISGARPIYHKEITSALRFLEAYQTTGDDGYDVGQWRARVTSYVPSAIGVGKFNVPFEEPTAFVASSVANVLAEIYFLDDRYDRIPAMIARTVDGYQKYYWGSLFNFYPPARFKGVKVRQPRYMYLAPQWKGFANIPPDADTTSVAYTTLHYLQKIKGQTPAELPAQVLNAFSSARDLHRAPHVYNAAQGHFQTGAFLTWLWDEKNPAMPRNIFAAPHRGTRIPFNFNDVDCVVNANVVKLLTAAGKTSGPGYRAACDHLNRVVRQKQFYFCGMYYPSYYALPYTIATALDGGASCLESAQERVLNFIIAKQHRDGSWRNSFLARPDYIQSTAWALNTLMILGDPENELHRKRIRRGLRFLLSQAERDSSGRLYWPGQVFYAATFIARYPVVWRSTSYTTALAAKALLMADRFLE, encoded by the coding sequence ATGCGTGGCCTTGGAATCGGAGCTTTCCTACTCTTACTGCCCCTCATTTCAGGGGCGCGTCCCATCTATCACAAAGAAATCACGTCGGCCTTGCGCTTTCTTGAAGCCTATCAAACAACAGGGGACGACGGCTACGACGTCGGCCAGTGGCGCGCGCGTGTGACGTCCTACGTGCCGAGTGCGATTGGCGTCGGCAAATTCAACGTGCCCTTCGAAGAACCCACCGCTTTTGTCGCCTCTTCCGTCGCGAATGTTTTGGCAGAGATTTATTTTCTTGATGATCGTTACGATCGCATCCCCGCGATGATTGCACGCACCGTAGACGGTTATCAAAAATATTATTGGGGAAGTTTGTTCAACTTTTATCCTCCCGCGCGCTTTAAAGGAGTCAAAGTCCGCCAGCCCCGCTACATGTACTTAGCGCCGCAGTGGAAAGGTTTCGCGAACATTCCGCCGGACGCCGATACGACTTCTGTTGCTTACACGACTCTGCACTACTTGCAAAAAATCAAAGGTCAAACACCGGCCGAGCTCCCCGCACAAGTGCTTAATGCTTTTTCGTCCGCCCGCGATTTGCACCGAGCGCCTCATGTTTACAACGCTGCTCAAGGGCATTTTCAAACGGGCGCCTTTCTAACGTGGCTTTGGGACGAAAAAAATCCTGCGATGCCACGAAATATTTTTGCAGCTCCTCATCGCGGCACACGCATTCCATTTAATTTTAATGACGTGGATTGTGTCGTGAATGCGAATGTCGTGAAACTTCTGACGGCGGCGGGGAAAACTTCCGGCCCCGGCTATCGCGCCGCTTGCGATCATCTCAATCGCGTGGTCCGACAAAAACAGTTTTATTTTTGCGGAATGTACTATCCCAGCTACTATGCACTTCCCTACACCATCGCCACGGCTCTTGACGGCGGCGCCTCCTGTTTAGAGTCCGCGCAAGAACGAGTGCTTAATTTTATCATTGCGAAACAACATCGCGACGGCTCGTGGCGAAACAGTTTCTTGGCAAGACCAGATTATATTCAATCCACCGCATGGGCTTTGAACACATTGATGATCTTGGGCGATCCTGAGAATGAACTGCATCGCAAGCGCATCCGTCGCGGCCTGCGTTTTTTATTGTCACAAGCAGAGCGTGACTCTTCAGGACGTCTTTATTGGCCCGGCCAGGTTTTTTATGCCGCCACCTTTATTGCGCGCTATCCGGTCGTATGGCGATCTACATCCTACACCACCGCATTAGCCGCGAAAGCTTTGTTGATGGCAGATCGGTTTCTCGAATAG
- a CDS encoding pitrilysin family protein, with the protein MKTRFSILLLGLCISLTAQAIDPTPNTKPEVKEPLGAIKGWTAQDSLKISLPVTKFVLDNGLTVILLEDHAVPMVSYHTWYRVGSRDEYPGVTGAAHMLEHMMFKGAKKYDGKAFDRIFHENGITNNAFTTNDYTGFYENLPSSKLELVMDMEVDRMSSLSISPEDLKSEKEVVKEERRWRVDNNPMGLLRELMMGTMFKVLPYKWPVIGYMKDIDNYDSEKLRFFYNTFYVPNNAVLVLVGDFKTSKVKSLIEKYYGKLPSRALPERKLLTEPPQKVQQNAILRKDVQNSSFVVAFRSPEQGSQDMYALDLAANILGYGTSSRLHKRLVYQKQIATSAYAYNYAMKEAGVMGVGVNMKPGLGTQEALDIVYNEIWKLRNQKVSDKELEKAKTQVMKDLVDSLKTMDGKARALAVNEIVTGTYESLFTDLEKYQAVTADDIKKVADKYTQQTQRSIITLEPKAKKE; encoded by the coding sequence ATGAAGACACGTTTCTCGATTTTGCTTTTGGGGCTTTGCATTTCCTTAACAGCACAAGCCATCGATCCCACACCTAACACGAAACCGGAAGTCAAAGAGCCGCTCGGTGCCATCAAAGGGTGGACGGCTCAGGATTCTTTAAAGATTTCTTTGCCGGTCACGAAGTTCGTTTTGGATAACGGTCTGACAGTGATTTTGTTGGAAGACCATGCGGTCCCGATGGTGAGTTATCACACATGGTACCGTGTTGGATCGCGCGATGAGTATCCGGGTGTCACGGGCGCGGCGCACATGCTCGAGCACATGATGTTTAAGGGTGCTAAGAAATATGACGGTAAAGCCTTTGATCGTATCTTCCACGAAAACGGGATCACGAACAACGCTTTCACAACAAACGACTACACGGGTTTTTATGAAAACCTGCCAAGTTCAAAGCTCGAGTTGGTGATGGATATGGAAGTGGACCGTATGAGTTCACTTTCGATCAGCCCGGAAGATTTAAAGAGTGAAAAAGAAGTTGTAAAAGAAGAGCGCCGTTGGCGCGTGGATAACAATCCGATGGGATTGTTGCGCGAACTGATGATGGGAACGATGTTTAAGGTGCTTCCTTATAAATGGCCGGTCATTGGTTATATGAAGGACATCGACAACTATGACTCGGAAAAACTGCGCTTCTTCTATAATACGTTTTACGTACCGAACAACGCGGTTCTTGTTCTTGTCGGAGACTTCAAAACTTCTAAAGTTAAAAGCCTGATTGAAAAATATTATGGCAAATTGCCTTCTCGCGCGTTGCCGGAAAGAAAACTTTTGACCGAGCCTCCGCAGAAGGTGCAACAAAACGCGATTTTAAGAAAAGACGTACAGAACAGTTCTTTCGTTGTCGCGTTCCGCAGCCCCGAGCAGGGCTCTCAAGACATGTATGCTTTGGATCTTGCAGCCAACATTTTGGGCTATGGCACGTCCAGTCGTTTGCATAAACGTCTGGTTTATCAAAAACAAATCGCGACATCAGCTTACGCATATAACTATGCGATGAAAGAAGCCGGTGTGATGGGTGTCGGCGTGAATATGAAGCCAGGCCTTGGAACACAAGAAGCTCTGGATATCGTTTACAATGAGATTTGGAAACTAAGAAATCAAAAAGTTTCGGACAAAGAGCTCGAGAAAGCTAAAACCCAAGTGATGAAAGACTTGGTTGATAGTTTGAAAACGATGGATGGTAAAGCGCGCGCCTTGGCGGTGAATGAAATCGTCACAGGAACTTATGAAAGTCTTTTCACGGATCTTGAGAAGTATCAGGCAGTGACTGCCGACGATATTAAAAAGGTCGCGGACAAGTACACGCAACAAACGCAGCGTTCGATCATCACTCTTGAACCTAAGGCGAAGAAGGAATAG
- a CDS encoding flagellar basal body-associated FliL family protein, which translates to MAETQAQAPAQKPKNMAMIFQVAFAVLNLAVMGAGGYMVYASTMGWESPKVTEEEAERELASTSEEDTAPLVYTMDKFTVNLGGEPKRTIRLEVNLQMLGKEGFEEVMEPENRAKARDRIVRLLNDKNFAELDSIQGKLFLKDKIAGEVNGILHRGVVKDVFFSDFVVQ; encoded by the coding sequence ATGGCTGAAACACAAGCGCAGGCTCCCGCACAAAAACCAAAAAACATGGCAATGATTTTTCAAGTGGCATTCGCCGTTTTGAATCTTGCTGTGATGGGTGCCGGCGGTTACATGGTGTATGCCTCGACAATGGGATGGGAGAGTCCCAAAGTGACGGAAGAAGAAGCGGAAAGAGAATTGGCCTCGACCTCGGAAGAAGACACAGCACCGTTGGTTTACACAATGGATAAGTTCACTGTGAACCTCGGTGGCGAACCGAAGCGCACGATCCGTCTTGAGGTGAATTTGCAAATGTTGGGCAAAGAAGGTTTTGAAGAAGTGATGGAGCCGGAAAACCGCGCCAAAGCTCGTGACCGCATTGTCCGTCTTTTAAATGATAAAAATTTTGCCGAGCTCGACAGCATCCAAGGCAAACTTTTCCTTAAAGATAAAATTGCCGGAGAAGTGAACGGCATTCTTCATCGCGGCGTCGTGAAGGATGTGTTTTTCTCTGACTTCGTTGTGCAATAG
- a CDS encoding nuclear transport factor 2 family protein yields METSLEVGKKLVEFCKQGKNLDAVEKLYSPDIVSIEAMSMPNFPSQAKGIDEIRKKNQWWLDHHQINSVEAHGPFPLGDRFVVHFKYDTVNKDTQQREQGEEVGLYTVRDGKIVKEEFFYSM; encoded by the coding sequence ATGGAAACGTCTCTTGAAGTGGGTAAGAAGCTTGTTGAGTTTTGTAAGCAGGGTAAGAATTTAGATGCGGTGGAGAAGCTTTATTCTCCTGACATTGTCAGTATTGAGGCGATGTCGATGCCGAATTTTCCATCTCAGGCTAAGGGCATTGATGAGATTCGTAAAAAGAACCAGTGGTGGCTGGATCACCACCAGATCAACTCCGTAGAGGCCCATGGCCCCTTTCCCTTGGGAGACCGCTTTGTCGTGCATTTTAAGTACGATACCGTCAATAAAGACACCCAACAGCGGGAGCAGGGCGAGGAAGTCGGGCTCTATACGGTCCGGGACGGCAAAATCGTGAAAGAAGAGTTCTTCTATAGCATGTAA
- a CDS encoding 30S ribosomal protein S1: MTKQLNKAELEKQKVLAFLDAEDSKVPANPGILSAKADKGDFENLFEASMKEQDFKVGDVVTGTVVEVQSDYVLVDINYKSEGLIAINEFRIVDGVREVKAGDKVEVLIDRIENENGMIVLSKDKADMLRAWTDISKAAENEEVIEGTVVAKVKGGLSVDIGVKAFLPGSQIDLRPVRNMDVYLGKKFKFKVIKFNKKRGNIVLSRRALLEEERDSLRSQTLDTMAEGSIVTGVVKNITDYGAFIDLGGMDGLLHITDMSWGRVKHPSEMLNVGDEIQVKVLKYDKEKERVSLGMKQLTSDPWESVKASYPPGTKLKGKVVSLAEYGAFVELGEGIEGLIHVSEMSWTKRVKHPSQIVAVDQEVEVVVLEVDTENRRISLGMKQLQANPWVEMKESYPPGTIIEGEVKSVTDFGIFIGIEEGIDGLVHISDFSWTKRVNHPSEMFTKGQKVRAVVLGVDIENERFSLGIKQLESDPWANIENKYAIGTQHDVKVTKTADFGAFVELESDIEGLIHISELTTDKINSVEDFIKPGQTVKAEVISIDKDARKIGLSAKLVKLREAKADVDDYVKKATATSKSTFGDLFADQLKNVKTDKQ, translated from the coding sequence ATGACGAAACAATTAAACAAAGCCGAGCTTGAAAAACAGAAAGTTCTAGCTTTCTTGGATGCGGAAGACTCTAAAGTTCCTGCAAATCCTGGCATCTTGAGTGCAAAAGCAGACAAAGGAGATTTCGAAAATCTATTCGAAGCTTCCATGAAAGAGCAAGACTTCAAAGTCGGCGACGTTGTCACTGGTACTGTAGTAGAAGTTCAATCTGACTATGTTCTAGTAGACATTAACTACAAGTCTGAAGGTTTGATCGCGATCAATGAATTCCGTATTGTTGACGGCGTTCGTGAAGTGAAAGCTGGAGACAAAGTAGAAGTTCTTATCGACCGTATCGAAAATGAAAACGGTATGATCGTTCTTTCTAAAGACAAAGCTGACATGCTTCGCGCATGGACTGATATCTCTAAAGCAGCTGAGAACGAAGAAGTTATCGAAGGTACTGTTGTTGCTAAAGTTAAAGGCGGCTTGAGCGTTGATATCGGCGTTAAAGCATTCTTGCCTGGATCTCAAATCGATCTACGCCCTGTTCGCAACATGGACGTATACCTTGGCAAAAAGTTCAAATTCAAAGTTATCAAATTCAACAAGAAACGTGGCAACATCGTTCTTTCTCGCCGTGCGCTTCTTGAAGAAGAACGTGACAGTCTCCGTTCACAAACTTTGGACACTATGGCGGAAGGTTCTATCGTTACTGGTGTTGTTAAAAACATCACTGACTACGGAGCATTCATCGACCTTGGTGGCATGGACGGTTTGTTGCACATCACAGACATGTCTTGGGGCCGCGTAAAACATCCATCAGAAATGTTGAATGTTGGCGACGAAATCCAAGTTAAAGTTCTTAAATACGACAAAGAAAAAGAACGCGTTTCTTTGGGCATGAAGCAATTGACTTCTGATCCTTGGGAATCTGTTAAAGCTTCTTATCCTCCAGGCACTAAGCTTAAAGGAAAAGTTGTTTCTTTGGCTGAATACGGCGCATTCGTTGAACTTGGCGAAGGCATCGAAGGTTTGATCCACGTTTCTGAAATGTCTTGGACAAAACGTGTAAAACATCCTTCTCAAATCGTAGCTGTAGACCAAGAAGTTGAAGTTGTAGTTCTTGAGGTTGACACTGAGAACCGCCGCATCAGCTTGGGTATGAAACAGCTTCAAGCAAATCCTTGGGTTGAGATGAAAGAATCTTATCCTCCAGGAACAATCATCGAAGGCGAAGTGAAGTCTGTAACTGACTTCGGTATCTTCATCGGCATCGAAGAAGGCATCGACGGTCTAGTTCACATCTCTGACTTCTCTTGGACTAAACGCGTGAACCACCCAAGTGAAATGTTCACTAAAGGTCAAAAAGTACGCGCGGTTGTTCTAGGTGTAGACATCGAGAACGAAAGATTCTCTTTGGGTATCAAACAACTTGAATCTGATCCTTGGGCTAACATCGAGAACAAATACGCTATCGGAACACAACACGACGTTAAAGTAACTAAGACAGCTGATTTTGGTGCTTTCGTTGAGCTTGAGTCTGATATCGAAGGTTTGATCCACATTTCTGAACTTACAACTGACAAAATCAACTCAGTTGAAGACTTCATTAAGCCAGGTCAAACTGTAAAAGCTGAAGTTATCTCTATCGACAAAGACGCTCGTAAGATCGGTTTGTCTGCAAAACTCGTTAAACTTCGTGAAGCAAAAGCGGATGTTGACGATTACGTTAAAAAAGCGACTGCAACTTCCAAGTCTACTTTCGGTGACTTGTTTGCTGACCAGTTGAAAAACGTAAAAACTGACAAGCAGTAA
- the sppA gene encoding signal peptide peptidase SppA, translated as MKGSFLKKLVIIFLVFVGIGALLKMGGDFFGDAEKRVTARNTILQLDMNGVILNGKKFLKNLKKYREEDKVKAILININSPGGAVGPSQEIFHEIKRVREELKKPVICVTTGVMASGAYYAAVACDKIVVAPGALIGSIGVIMEFANIEKLYEWAKISRFSITSGKFKDSGAEYRAMREDERALFQTMIDEVYGQFKTTVMKERNLKEDVVSEYADGRVFTGATAVKMGFADQEGFFEDAVKLAAETAKLGDDYDIFEVPKKRVSIFDLGADDREDDVNSLAEYADILKGKSFGPDIEGAMKFILRAQFLNQPLLLMPGYWE; from the coding sequence ATGAAAGGTTCTTTTCTTAAGAAGTTAGTGATCATTTTTCTCGTTTTTGTCGGCATTGGGGCTTTGCTCAAAATGGGCGGCGACTTTTTCGGTGATGCTGAAAAACGAGTGACGGCAAGAAACACCATTCTTCAATTGGATATGAATGGCGTGATCTTAAACGGAAAGAAGTTCCTTAAAAATCTCAAAAAATACAGAGAAGAAGATAAGGTGAAAGCGATCCTTATCAATATCAATTCTCCAGGCGGGGCGGTGGGGCCTTCGCAAGAAATCTTCCACGAGATCAAGCGCGTGCGCGAAGAACTTAAGAAGCCCGTGATCTGTGTCACAACCGGAGTCATGGCGAGCGGCGCTTATTATGCCGCTGTAGCCTGCGACAAAATCGTGGTGGCTCCGGGCGCACTGATCGGTTCGATCGGCGTCATCATGGAATTCGCGAACATCGAAAAACTTTACGAGTGGGCGAAGATCTCTCGCTTCTCGATCACTTCCGGAAAATTCAAAGACTCTGGTGCTGAATACAGAGCGATGCGTGAAGATGAAAGAGCTCTTTTTCAAACGATGATCGACGAAGTGTACGGTCAGTTTAAAACGACTGTGATGAAAGAGCGCAATCTCAAAGAAGACGTTGTATCAGAGTACGCCGATGGCCGTGTTTTCACAGGCGCGACGGCTGTAAAAATGGGTTTTGCGGACCAAGAAGGTTTCTTTGAAGACGCCGTGAAGTTGGCGGCAGAGACTGCAAAGCTGGGTGACGATTACGACATCTTTGAGGTTCCCAAAAAACGCGTGAGCATTTTCGATTTGGGTGCTGACGATCGCGAAGACGACGTCAACAGTCTTGCAGAGTATGCGGATATTCTGAAGGGCAAATCTTTCGGACCTGATATTGAAGGCGCGATGAAGTTTATCTTGCGTGCCCAATTCCTGAATCAACCTTTATTGTTGATGCCTGGTTACTGGGAGTAG
- a CDS encoding rhomboid family intramembrane serine protease: MNRGMTFQTAPLTPAVKWLLIINVAVWFIFQVIMEGFLRVPFTSIFGLFPGKVLFDFQIWQLGTYMFLHSLQVTHILFNMLMLWFFGAELEQRWGTKFFLIYYFVSGIGAAILYCLGVWIYALATGSQTGLIVPVIGASGAVFGLLLAQGIIFGERIVYFFMLFPMKTRYFVALMGLVQLASMMTSSVSGGEVAYLAHLGGLVSGYVCLKIKSWFDRNEWKKKSKSKGRNLRLVVDNEKNNKPPKYWN, encoded by the coding sequence ATGAACAGAGGCATGACCTTCCAAACGGCTCCGCTAACTCCAGCAGTGAAGTGGTTGCTCATCATCAATGTGGCTGTGTGGTTTATCTTCCAGGTAATCATGGAAGGTTTCTTGCGCGTGCCTTTTACGTCCATCTTTGGTCTTTTCCCGGGTAAAGTTCTTTTCGATTTTCAGATCTGGCAACTAGGCACCTACATGTTCCTGCACTCTTTGCAGGTCACTCATATTCTTTTCAACATGTTGATGTTGTGGTTCTTCGGCGCCGAGCTTGAGCAACGCTGGGGCACGAAATTTTTCCTGATCTATTACTTCGTTTCTGGCATCGGGGCTGCGATTCTTTACTGTTTGGGCGTCTGGATTTACGCTTTGGCTACGGGCTCACAAACAGGTTTGATCGTTCCTGTGATCGGCGCTTCGGGTGCGGTCTTCGGGCTTTTGCTCGCACAAGGAATCATCTTTGGTGAGCGTATCGTTTACTTCTTTATGCTTTTCCCAATGAAGACTCGCTACTTTGTCGCGTTGATGGGGCTTGTGCAATTAGCATCGATGATGACCTCCAGTGTGAGCGGCGGCGAAGTCGCTTATCTGGCGCACTTGGGCGGCCTTGTCTCCGGTTACGTGTGTTTGAAAATCAAATCGTGGTTTGACCGCAATGAGTGGAAGAAAAAATCCAAATCCAAGGGTCGTAACCTTCGCCTCGTTGTAGATAACGAAAAAAACAACAAACCCCCAAAGTACTGGAACTAA
- a CDS encoding HIT domain-containing protein, with amino-acid sequence MAVKKKTKSKATKKMAKKGKASASSAARIQIAQDVWPMERDVLFRPDRMKYVRKLIKPEGCVFCRAAKEDVSFETLCVHKTKHSMVVLNKFPYNSGHVLVLPQRHCGDLLKLSEEEFRDLQDTIRLTMKALTEVYEPGGINLGLNHGAVAGAGIPEHLHYHLIPRWAGDLNFFPLIAETKVLVESLEQTYEKLWSILKK; translated from the coding sequence ATGGCCGTAAAGAAAAAAACGAAATCAAAAGCGACGAAGAAGATGGCGAAAAAAGGAAAGGCTTCGGCCTCTTCAGCCGCACGGATTCAAATCGCTCAAGATGTTTGGCCGATGGAGCGTGACGTTCTTTTCCGTCCTGACCGGATGAAGTATGTGCGCAAACTGATAAAGCCGGAAGGCTGCGTTTTTTGTCGAGCGGCGAAGGAAGATGTTTCATTCGAAACTTTGTGCGTGCATAAAACCAAGCACTCCATGGTTGTTCTTAATAAGTTTCCTTATAACAGTGGGCATGTGCTTGTATTGCCGCAAAGACATTGCGGAGATCTACTCAAATTGTCAGAGGAAGAATTTCGCGATTTGCAGGATACCATTCGTTTGACGATGAAGGCTCTGACGGAAGTCTACGAACCCGGGGGCATCAACCTGGGACTGAATCATGGCGCCGTCGCCGGGGCGGGCATTCCTGAACACTTGCATTATCATTTAATCCCACGATGGGCCGGCGACCTTAATTTCTTCCCGTTGATCGCTGAGACTAAGGTCTTGGTTGAAAGTCTCGAGCAGACCTACGAGAAGCTTTGGAGTATTTTAAAAAAATGA